One genomic region from Bubalus bubalis isolate 160015118507 breed Murrah chromosome 12, NDDB_SH_1, whole genome shotgun sequence encodes:
- the GBGT1 gene encoding globoside alpha-1,3-N-acetylgalactosaminyltransferase 1 isoform X2, with amino-acid sequence MHCPRLALGLGFCLLLGITLYSLWVYVENWLLVSYIPFYLPCPEIFNMKLQYEEEPSQPVAQSQYPQPKLLEQKPTELLTLTPWLAPIVSEGTFNAELLHHIYQPLNLTIGLTAFAVGKYTRFVQHFLESAERFFMQGYRVQYYIFTHDPQAIPRVPLGPSRHLSVIPVPGPSQWEEASMGRMEAISMHIAKRAHREVDYLFCLDVDMAFRNPWGPETLGDLVAAIHPDYFTVPRHQFPYERRPVSTAFVADGEGDFYYGRAVFGGRVARVYEFTRGCHMGILADKANGIMAACQEESHLNRRFLSHKPSKVLSPEYLWDDRKPQPPSLKLIRFSTVNKDTARLWS; translated from the exons ATGCACTGCCCGAGACTGGCCCTGGGCCTGGGATTCTGCCTGCTGCTGGGCATCACCCTCTACTCTCTGTG GGTGTATGTTGAGAACTGGCTGCTGGTCTCCTACATCCCCTTTTATCTCCCCTGCCCAGAGATCTT CAACATGAAGCTTCAGTACGAGGAGGAGCCGTCCCAGCCCGTGGCACA GTCACAGTACCCTCAGCCCAAGCTGCTGGAGCAAAA GCCCACAGAGCTACTGACACTCACACCCTGGCTGGCGCCCATCGTCTCCGAGGGAACCTTTAACGCCGAGCTTCTGCATCACATCTACCAGCCACTGAACCTGACCATTGGGCTTACGGCGTTTGCTGTGGGAAA GTACACCCGGTTCGTCCAGCACTTCCTGGAGTCGGCCGAGCGGTTCTTCATGCAGGGGTACCGCGTGCAGTACTACATCTTCACTCACGACCCCCAGGCCATTCCTCGGGTCCCACTGGGCCCCAGCCGCCACCTCAGTGTCATCCCAGTCCCCGGGCCCTCCCAGTGGGAGGAGGCCTCCATGGGCCGGATGGAGGCCATCAGCATGCACATCGCCAAGAGGGCGCACCGGGAGGTGGACTACCTCTTCTGCCTGGATGTGGACATGGCATTCCGGAACCCATGGGGCCCCGAGACCTTGGGGGACCTCGTGGCTGCCATCCACCCGGACTACTTCACCGTCCCCCGCCACCAGTTCCCCTATGAGCGCCGGCCTGTCTCCACTGCCTTCGTGGCAGATGGCGAGGGGGACTTCTACTATGGCAGGGCGGTCTTCGGGGGGCGGGTGGCCAGGGTGTATGAGTTCACCAGGGGCTGCCACATGGGCATCCTGGCAGACAAGGCCAACGGCATCATGGCAGCCTGCCAGGAGGAGAGCCACCTGAACCGCCGCTTCCTCTCGCACAAGCCCTCCAAGGTGCTGTCCCCCGAGTACCTCTGGGACGACAGGaagccccagccccccagcctgaAGCTGATCCGCTTCTCTACCGTGAACAAGGACACTGCCCGGCTGTGGAGCTGA
- the GBGT1 gene encoding globoside alpha-1,3-N-acetylgalactosaminyltransferase 1 isoform X1 has translation MVVPRGGQSSGQCPVDKEHPLAGAQAQRPPPAMHCPRLALGLGFCLLLGITLYSLWVYVENWLLVSYIPFYLPCPEIFNMKLQYEEEPSQPVAQSQYPQPKLLEQKPTELLTLTPWLAPIVSEGTFNAELLHHIYQPLNLTIGLTAFAVGKYTRFVQHFLESAERFFMQGYRVQYYIFTHDPQAIPRVPLGPSRHLSVIPVPGPSQWEEASMGRMEAISMHIAKRAHREVDYLFCLDVDMAFRNPWGPETLGDLVAAIHPDYFTVPRHQFPYERRPVSTAFVADGEGDFYYGRAVFGGRVARVYEFTRGCHMGILADKANGIMAACQEESHLNRRFLSHKPSKVLSPEYLWDDRKPQPPSLKLIRFSTVNKDTARLWS, from the exons ATGGTGGTGCCCAGGGGAGGGCAGAGCAGCGGTCAGTGTCCTGTGGATAAGGAGCATCCCTTGGCAG GTGCCCAGGCTCAGAGGCCGCCCCCAGCGATGCACTGCCCGAGACTGGCCCTGGGCCTGGGATTCTGCCTGCTGCTGGGCATCACCCTCTACTCTCTGTG GGTGTATGTTGAGAACTGGCTGCTGGTCTCCTACATCCCCTTTTATCTCCCCTGCCCAGAGATCTT CAACATGAAGCTTCAGTACGAGGAGGAGCCGTCCCAGCCCGTGGCACA GTCACAGTACCCTCAGCCCAAGCTGCTGGAGCAAAA GCCCACAGAGCTACTGACACTCACACCCTGGCTGGCGCCCATCGTCTCCGAGGGAACCTTTAACGCCGAGCTTCTGCATCACATCTACCAGCCACTGAACCTGACCATTGGGCTTACGGCGTTTGCTGTGGGAAA GTACACCCGGTTCGTCCAGCACTTCCTGGAGTCGGCCGAGCGGTTCTTCATGCAGGGGTACCGCGTGCAGTACTACATCTTCACTCACGACCCCCAGGCCATTCCTCGGGTCCCACTGGGCCCCAGCCGCCACCTCAGTGTCATCCCAGTCCCCGGGCCCTCCCAGTGGGAGGAGGCCTCCATGGGCCGGATGGAGGCCATCAGCATGCACATCGCCAAGAGGGCGCACCGGGAGGTGGACTACCTCTTCTGCCTGGATGTGGACATGGCATTCCGGAACCCATGGGGCCCCGAGACCTTGGGGGACCTCGTGGCTGCCATCCACCCGGACTACTTCACCGTCCCCCGCCACCAGTTCCCCTATGAGCGCCGGCCTGTCTCCACTGCCTTCGTGGCAGATGGCGAGGGGGACTTCTACTATGGCAGGGCGGTCTTCGGGGGGCGGGTGGCCAGGGTGTATGAGTTCACCAGGGGCTGCCACATGGGCATCCTGGCAGACAAGGCCAACGGCATCATGGCAGCCTGCCAGGAGGAGAGCCACCTGAACCGCCGCTTCCTCTCGCACAAGCCCTCCAAGGTGCTGTCCCCCGAGTACCTCTGGGACGACAGGaagccccagccccccagcctgaAGCTGATCCGCTTCTCTACCGTGAACAAGGACACTGCCCGGCTGTGGAGCTGA